The sequence below is a genomic window from Phoenix dactylifera cultivar Barhee BC4 chromosome 8, palm_55x_up_171113_PBpolish2nd_filt_p, whole genome shotgun sequence.
TTTTCTCACAGCCTCCCACTCCTCTGCCTCTGCATATATATTTGCAAGGAGCACATAATACCCTGTATTCTCTGGTTCTAATTCAAAAACATGTTCAGCAACTCTCTCGGCAAGTTTGACATTCCTATGTATTCTACAACCACAGAGCAATGCACCCCAAACAGTGGAATCTGGCTTGACTGGCATTGACTTTATGAACTCGTATGCTTTGGCTAAATGTCCAGCACGACTAAGTAGATCAACCATGCACGCATAATGCTCCAATCTAGGCTCTATCTTGTATTCATTTCTCATTATATTGTAGAATTCCCATCCCTCATAAATGAGTCCAGAATGGCTACAAGCATACAATATGACAGTAAAAGAAACTTCATCTGGCTCCACGCCACTGCCACTCATCTCCTTAAAGACAGCGATAGCATTTTTTCCATGCCCATGCATGCCATATCCAGCAATCATCACTGTCCATGAGATAAGATCCTTTTTGGACATTCGATCAAAGAGTATACGCGCAAGAAGTAATGCACCACATTTTGCATACATATCAACAAGCGCATTTGCCACATAACCATCTGAAAAATGCCCTGACCTTAATATGTGGCCATGGATCTCTCTGCCTTTCTCTAAAGATGAAAGACTAGCTGCAGCAGGAAGGATGCAGGCCATAGTCACTGAATTAGGCCTCATGTGGACTTGCATTTCGCTGAACAAACTAAGTGCTTCATTAGGAAAATGGTTCTTTGAGTAGCCTCCAATCAAGGTATTCCACGAGATAATATTCTTACTGGTGGTATTATCAAAAACGGATCTAGCATCTTCCATACTCCCACATTTTGAATACATGTCCATAAGTGCATTGGCAACAAAAAGATTCTTCTCCACTCTATTCCTAACTATATAATCATGGATATTCTTCCCTTGGTCTAATGACCCACTACAAGCGCAAGCATGAAGAGCACTTGTGACAGCAAATAGATCTGGCCTGACACCCAGCGATTCCATTTCTCCAAATAATGCAATTGCTTCATCAAACAACCCAGCTCGAGTGGATGCCTGGATCATCGAAGTCCACGATACAACGCTCCTCTGAACCATCCTCTCAAAAATTCGAGATGCACCTTCCAAACTCCAGCATTTTGAGTACATGTCCACCAAAGAGTTACTGACAGTTACCTCCTTACTATAAGCAGCTTTTATTGAATACCCATGAACTGCTTTGCCTAGTGTAAGAATACCCAATTCGGCACAAGCTGGGAGAACAGTCACGAGTGTTGCTGAATCTATATCCATCCCCAAAAACCACATCTCCGTGAACAGGTCAACACCCTTTCTTGGAAGACTATTAAAAACACAACCATTGATTAAGGAGTTCCAAGATATGACATCTCTATCGGGCATTTCATCGAACACATCAATAGCGCTGGTAATTCTATTGCATTTGGAATAGAAGGCAATGAGAGCATTCCCAACTGCATTGTAAGCACCAAAACCTAGTTTTATCAGACTCCCATGAACTTGTTCGCCTTCGGAGACACCGCCCGAAGTGGCAAAACACTTCAAGGTCAAGGAGAAAGTGTAGGAATCGGGCTTAACGGATGAATACTGCATCTCTCTGAAAAGATCGATGCTTTCATCAAAATCACCAACCTTGGCGTACTCATTTAACAATAGATTCCAAGGAAAAATGTGATCTTTGGCGGCACTCCAGTCAAAAACCCTTCTTCCCTCCCTCAAGTCGCCACATTTAACGTACATAAAGACCAGTTTTGAACCCAAAAGGGTGTGAATTTGGATACCGGAGGACGATAAAATACTGTGGACCTTCCTACCGTCGGCCAACGAGCCGAGCTCCGCGCAGAGCTGCAGAACAGAACAAAAAGTCTCGGAATTAATGCAGCGATCCTCCGAATCGCTGTCAGAAATCAATCTCATGACCTCCTTCAGATCGCCCTTTTGGCAGAACTTCCGGATTTTAACATTAAGATCGATCCGTTGCTTCTCATAGACTGAAGTGGAGGCTCTCGTAATAATTCTCCGGGAATCGGAACTCCGCAGAGAAAGTTGGGTCCCTGAGGAAGATGGGAGTTTAGAGAGACTTCGGCGGTGCTTCGGCTtcgaaggagaggaggaggaaggaagggaagggtggAGGCTGGAGATCGAAAAGAGAGGCGACGCTGCCGCCATTGAGGAAGGGAGTTCGCCGGGAGAAGGAAACTAACGACACCGGTTTGGGATTCAAAGATATATAACCCGCCGATTTCACGCGCAGAGCGCGTGCCTCCTCGCGggtatatataattatataaatggGAATGCATAGATGTTTAATGAACTTGTGGTAATATATTGTTTGTTCTGATTTGCCCACAGGGCTTCGTTAATCACTTCATTGGAACAACAACAAAAAGGCCTTTGTTTTGAGCCTGTGTTACAGTCTGCGTGTGCGTGTGCGTGTGCCTGCAAGCTCGTAAGCACACGTGTTATGGCGTTCTTTAATTCATATCAGCTTATCTAATTCTTTTCCTTTAAGAGCCATAAGACACCTAGTGTCGGATGGTTTGAGCATTATTGTTGAGCAATGGAGTAGCTAGCATATGGTTGATACTAGATGAATAATTGAACTATGTAGGTAATTGTTATTTGTTAATGGTGAAactaattcattagattaataggATAATTATATTCCTCTTAATTCTAGCATTGCTAAGG
It includes:
- the LOC103707385 gene encoding pentatricopeptide repeat-containing protein DOT4, chloroplastic; its protein translation is MAAASPLFSISSLHPSLPSSSSPSKPKHRRSLSKLPSSSGTQLSLRSSDSRRIITRASTSVYEKQRIDLNVKIRKFCQKGDLKEVMRLISDSDSEDRCINSETFCSVLQLCAELGSLADGRKVHSILSSSGIQIHTLLGSKLVFMYVKCGDLREGRRVFDWSAAKDHIFPWNLLLNEYAKVGDFDESIDLFREMQYSSVKPDSYTFSLTLKCFATSGGVSEGEQVHGSLIKLGFGAYNAVGNALIAFYSKCNRITSAIDVFDEMPDRDVISWNSLINGCVFNSLPRKGVDLFTEMWFLGMDIDSATLVTVLPACAELGILTLGKAVHGYSIKAAYSKEVTVSNSLVDMYSKCWSLEGASRIFERMVQRSVVSWTSMIQASTRAGLFDEAIALFGEMESLGVRPDLFAVTSALHACACSGSLDQGKNIHDYIVRNRVEKNLFVANALMDMYSKCGSMEDARSVFDNTTSKNIISWNTLIGGYSKNHFPNEALSLFSEMQVHMRPNSVTMACILPAAASLSSLEKGREIHGHILRSGHFSDGYVANALVDMYAKCGALLLARILFDRMSKKDLISWTVMIAGYGMHGHGKNAIAVFKEMSGSGVEPDEVSFTVILYACSHSGLIYEGWEFYNIMRNEYKIEPRLEHYACMVDLLSRAGHLAKAYEFIKSMPVKPDSTVWGALLCGCRIHRNVKLAERVAEHVFELEPENTGYYVLLANIYAEAEEWEAVRKLRKKISGRGLRKNPGCSWIEIKSKIHVFVAGDKSHPQSKRIELFLKEVRKRMRDEGYVPKKRYALINVDDTVKEDALCGHSEKLAIAFGILNSLKGKPIRVSKNLRVCGDCHEVAKFMSKMVDREIILRDSNYFHHFEGGRCSCRGYW